One part of the Xylanimonas allomyrinae genome encodes these proteins:
- a CDS encoding SDR family NAD(P)-dependent oxidoreductase gives MTTQRVAIVTGAAGGLGLAVAKQLGEDGYALFLLDRDADGLRASADVLRADGYTTDTEVCDLTDSASVARAVDAHTRLGTLKALANIAGIWARGRLAEVSVEDFDLLVGIKLRGDFLTIKSAIPWMQQNGGGAIVNISSMSGRTSSQQTSTSYVAANAGIIGLTMSAAKQYAVDNIRVNCIAPGMIDTPMMANYTPEELGAICREIPLGRLSDPSEIADVVSFLISEKASYITGETINANGGMFMV, from the coding sequence ATGACAACGCAGCGGGTTGCGATCGTGACGGGTGCAGCCGGCGGACTCGGACTGGCCGTGGCCAAGCAGCTCGGAGAGGACGGGTACGCGCTGTTCCTCCTCGACCGGGACGCCGACGGCCTGCGCGCCTCCGCGGACGTCCTGCGAGCGGACGGGTACACGACTGACACCGAGGTGTGCGACCTCACCGACTCCGCCAGCGTGGCCCGCGCCGTCGACGCGCACACCCGCCTCGGCACGCTCAAGGCTCTTGCCAACATCGCCGGCATCTGGGCGCGCGGCCGGCTCGCGGAAGTCAGCGTCGAGGACTTCGACCTCCTGGTCGGCATCAAGCTCCGGGGCGACTTCCTCACGATCAAGTCCGCCATCCCGTGGATGCAGCAGAACGGCGGCGGCGCGATCGTCAACATCAGCTCGATGTCCGGGCGCACCAGCTCCCAGCAGACCTCGACCAGCTACGTCGCGGCCAACGCCGGCATCATCGGCCTCACCATGAGCGCCGCCAAGCAATACGCCGTCGACAACATCCGCGTCAACTGCATCGCGCCCGGCATGATCGACACCCCGATGATGGCCAACTACACGCCCGAAGAGCTCGGGGCCATCTGCCGGGAGATCCCGCTGGGGCGGCTCTCGGACCCGTCCGAGATCGCCGACGTTGTCTCGTTCCTCATCTCCGAGAAGGCCAGCTACATTACGGGCGAGACCATCAACGCCAACGGCGGAATGTTCATGGTCTAG
- a CDS encoding PadR family transcriptional regulator produces MTQSPAASSDDAFAADLLRGHTDTIVLGALRSGDRYGFEIYKTIRDATGGDHEIKEATLYATYRRLVRDGLVEAYWGDESQGGRRKYYRITDAGRAVYRSNVAAWVATRDVIDALLDTRADTHRKAHPR; encoded by the coding sequence GTGACACAGTCTCCCGCAGCCAGCTCCGACGACGCCTTCGCCGCCGACCTGCTGCGCGGGCACACCGACACCATCGTGCTCGGCGCCCTGCGCTCCGGTGACCGCTACGGGTTCGAGATCTACAAGACGATCCGCGACGCCACCGGGGGCGACCACGAGATCAAGGAGGCCACGCTCTACGCGACCTACCGCCGCCTGGTGAGGGACGGCCTCGTCGAGGCCTACTGGGGCGACGAGTCGCAGGGCGGCCGCCGCAAGTACTACCGGATCACCGACGCCGGCCGCGCCGTCTACCGCTCCAACGTCGCCGCGTGGGTCGCCACGCGCGACGTGATCGACGCCCTCCTCGACACGCGTGCCGACACCCACCGAAAGGCCCACCCGCGATGA
- a CDS encoding permease prefix domain 1-containing protein — translation MTTVHRLLDEAFAGIPLTPEAADLKEEIRAGLLDRVAELEAGGLGPDEAAHRAVAELGDVHALIAEVSDGAAPPADSPAPGGAHRPHWADAAALRAAHRVRPRPAYVIGVTLAGVVAAAAVATLALVVVGALDSPGVAATVLLAGVGGLAAGWIVGATLRQETTSNHPMPIRRAVGYGVAGGLVVAGAALAATAATSGDTATGWLLTGLALVVLGGLGLTWLGVTQTNRRKAWARSAGHGDTRFDTDPAAAARFGIYTAVIWVTAFALFTVLGFAWSWAWSWIALVAGWAVMMLLLAHMLFGSRDTPQR, via the coding sequence ATGACCACCGTCCACCGTCTGCTCGACGAGGCGTTCGCCGGCATCCCCCTCACGCCCGAGGCCGCCGACCTCAAGGAGGAGATCAGGGCCGGATTGCTCGACCGCGTCGCCGAGCTCGAGGCCGGCGGCCTCGGCCCCGACGAGGCCGCACACCGTGCCGTCGCCGAGCTCGGTGACGTGCACGCCCTGATCGCCGAGGTGTCCGACGGCGCGGCACCCCCGGCCGATTCGCCTGCCCCGGGCGGCGCCCACCGCCCGCACTGGGCCGACGCCGCCGCCCTGCGCGCGGCGCATCGCGTGCGGCCGCGACCGGCGTACGTCATCGGCGTCACGCTCGCCGGGGTCGTCGCCGCCGCAGCCGTCGCCACGCTCGCGCTCGTCGTCGTCGGTGCGCTCGACTCACCAGGCGTCGCCGCGACCGTCCTGCTCGCGGGGGTCGGCGGGCTGGCAGCAGGCTGGATCGTGGGCGCGACGCTGCGGCAGGAGACCACGTCGAACCACCCGATGCCGATCCGCCGCGCCGTCGGGTACGGCGTCGCCGGGGGCCTTGTCGTCGCCGGGGCCGCGCTGGCCGCCACGGCGGCCACCAGCGGCGACACCGCCACCGGCTGGCTGCTGACCGGCCTCGCGCTGGTCGTCCTCGGGGGCCTCGGACTCACCTGGCTCGGTGTCACCCAGACCAACCGCAGGAAGGCCTGGGCGCGCAGCGCCGGGCACGGCGACACGCGCTTCGACACCGACCCCGCAGCAGCGGCCAGGTTCGGCATCTACACGGCAGTCATCTGGGTGACCGCCTTCGCGCTCTTCACCGTGCTCGGCTTCGCCTGGAGCTGGGCGTGGTCGTGGATCGCCCTCGTCGCGGGCTGGGCCGTGATGATGCTGCTGCTCGCACACATGCTCTTCGGCTCACGCGACACCCCACAGCGCTGA
- a CDS encoding ABC transporter ATP-binding protein, whose protein sequence is MPATLALPQRPDTRSGPAIDVAGLTKTYRSHHRTVHALDGLDLVVEPGTVLGLLGPNGAGKSTTVRILATLALPDAGVARVAGHDVVRDAAAVRRSIGYVAQKPVTRPLDTGRENLLLAARLHGLGRREAASRAAALLDAFGLTESADRLVRTYSGGMARKLDVAVGLVHRPAVLFLDEPTTGLDPEARAELWAELSRLADDSGMTVLLTTHYLDEADRLADQVVIVDRGRVVTRGTPDALKDQLHGDGISIDLPDAATAALAASVAARVAGLREVGVDGRRLRARATSGAGTLPVLLAALDGAAVPVLAASLARPSLDDVYLHHTGRTFEASMTQAEVTA, encoded by the coding sequence GTGCCCGCTACGCTCGCGCTGCCCCAGCGCCCCGACACACGCTCCGGCCCGGCGATCGACGTCGCCGGGCTGACCAAGACCTACCGCTCCCACCACCGCACGGTCCACGCGCTCGACGGGCTCGACCTCGTCGTCGAGCCGGGCACGGTGCTCGGCCTGCTCGGCCCCAACGGCGCCGGCAAGTCCACGACCGTCCGCATCCTCGCGACGCTCGCCCTGCCCGACGCCGGTGTCGCGCGCGTCGCCGGTCACGACGTCGTGCGCGACGCCGCGGCCGTCCGCCGCTCGATCGGCTACGTCGCCCAGAAGCCCGTGACCCGCCCCCTGGACACGGGCCGGGAGAACCTCCTGCTCGCGGCCCGCCTGCACGGGCTCGGGCGGCGCGAGGCCGCCTCCCGTGCCGCGGCGCTGCTCGACGCGTTCGGCCTCACCGAGTCGGCCGACCGGCTCGTGCGCACCTACTCGGGCGGTATGGCCCGCAAGCTGGACGTCGCCGTCGGGCTCGTGCACCGGCCCGCGGTGCTGTTCCTCGACGAGCCCACCACCGGGCTCGACCCCGAGGCCCGGGCCGAACTGTGGGCCGAGCTGTCGCGGCTCGCCGACGACAGCGGCATGACGGTGCTGCTCACCACGCACTACCTCGACGAGGCCGACCGCCTCGCCGACCAGGTCGTGATCGTCGACCGCGGCCGCGTCGTGACGCGCGGCACGCCCGACGCGCTCAAGGACCAGCTTCACGGCGACGGCATCAGCATCGACCTGCCCGACGCCGCCACGGCGGCGCTCGCGGCGAGCGTCGCCGCACGCGTCGCGGGGCTGCGCGAGGTCGGCGTCGACGGACGTCGCCTGCGGGCGCGGGCGACGTCGGGCGCCGGCACGCTGCCCGTCCTGCTCGCTGCCCTGGACGGCGCGGCCGTTCCGGTGCTGGCCGCGAGCCTGGCGCGCCCGAGCCTCGACGACGTCTACCTGCACCACACGGGCCGCACCTTCGAGGCGAGCATGACGCAGGCCGAGGTGACCGCATGA
- a CDS encoding ABC transporter permease, protein MSALAHTTMLAARASRSTLRVPVFAVMQVVQPLIWLLLFGQLFRSVVDIPGFAEPGTTYLEFITPGVVMMTAMFGAAWAGTGIVEDSERGVMDHLLASPASRLAIQLASLVWFAAVAVAQALVVLGVAWLCGARFDGGATGLLVLLLGVVLLTFVFAATSNAVALLTRQQEALIGISQGLTIPLMFLSSAVMDTRLSAGWVATAARFNPFDWAVVAGREALAGDPDWGLVWGRLGLLAALAVAMTALATGAFRAYRRAA, encoded by the coding sequence ATGAGCGCCCTGGCACACACCACGATGCTGGCCGCGCGCGCCTCGCGCAGCACGTTGCGCGTCCCGGTCTTCGCGGTCATGCAGGTGGTCCAGCCGCTGATCTGGCTGCTGCTGTTCGGGCAGCTGTTCCGCTCCGTGGTCGACATCCCGGGGTTCGCGGAGCCGGGCACCACCTACCTGGAGTTCATCACGCCCGGCGTGGTCATGATGACGGCCATGTTCGGCGCCGCCTGGGCGGGCACGGGCATCGTCGAGGACTCCGAGCGCGGCGTCATGGACCACCTGCTCGCCTCGCCGGCGAGCAGGCTCGCGATCCAGCTCGCGAGCCTCGTGTGGTTCGCCGCCGTCGCCGTCGCGCAGGCGCTCGTGGTGCTGGGCGTCGCCTGGCTGTGCGGGGCCCGGTTCGACGGCGGCGCGACCGGGCTGCTCGTCCTGCTGCTCGGCGTGGTGCTGCTGACGTTCGTGTTCGCGGCGACGTCCAACGCCGTCGCGCTGCTCACCCGGCAGCAGGAGGCGCTCATCGGCATCTCGCAGGGGCTGACCATCCCGCTCATGTTCCTGTCGTCGGCGGTGATGGACACCCGGCTCTCGGCGGGGTGGGTCGCGACCGCGGCGCGGTTCAACCCCTTCGACTGGGCAGTGGTCGCGGGCCGCGAAGCCCTCGCGGGCGACCCGGACTGGGGGCTCGTGTGGGGGCGGCTGGGCCTCCTGGCCGCGCTCGCCGTCGCGATGACGGCGCTCGCGACGGGCGCGTTCCGCGCCTACCGCCGCGCGGCCTGA